GACTCGTGTACCTGGCTTTGATAGCGCACCCTCTGCACCACGGAAGCTCCACTCAGAGAGGGCTTTGACTGTGCTCTGGGACAATGCCACCTTGACGACTTCACTTTTGTACCTGTTAACCGACTTCATAATGTTTGCCACTTCAGGAATGTCAGCATCAGGGTGGTTAAGCACCACCACTGGCTGGTTTCGACGGGGGCATTTGATTTCCTGAAGTGGGCTGAAAGGAGAGAGCCTGAGTGTTCTCTCGACATCTTTTGCTGCAGGCTCCCAGAGAGATGAAACCTCAGATGACTTGCTTGAGATTCTCCTTGTTTTCGGAGATGACTCAAAGGGTTCCTCAAACAGAccccttctcctcctctttcgCTGACTTTGTGAACGGGTGTACAATGGGCTTAGCGGTGACTTCTGAATTGCTATGCTATCCTCAGCCCTGTTTTTAATGTCAATGCTTGACTGGGGTAAAATGCTTGTAAGTTTTCCTGGGATGAGTTCATGAGTGTTGGAGGTTTTCAGCCCTGCTGACAAACTTGTGAAAGAGTTATGTGAAGACATAAGAAAGTAAGGTGACTGTAGAGAACTTGCGGCCACGTAAATAGGTTTTTTGGCTGAAGTGCACGGAGCAGTAGAGAGGAACCTAGTGCCATTAGGACTTCTGACAATTTTCAGGAAAACCCTGCTTTTACCTCCTTCATTTGCATGGCTGCCCTGGCTTGCCCCTTTGCCATCTGAGCTATTTAGCAGTATCCCTGACTTAGCTGGAGAGATGTATCTGACCAAGTATGCTTGCCGACCAGTTTGCAAGGGAGCCGCTTTATCAGCCGAGTTCACAGGCATGGCCAACAGTGGGCGGGTAGTCAGcacagtcttagaagttgaacCAATTGACTCATTACTTACTGGTACAACAGGGAGTGGTCTTTGAACTAAATAACACGTtggttgtgtgtttgttgtttgcTCTCCTGATGGTGGCTTCACAGCACCAGATAAGAGAAGAGGCCCTTTCAGAGCAGAGGCATTGACAAAGTAGCGGCCTCCACTGCTGCTTACTGCTTGTAAGAGAGATGCATGGCCTTCGCCCTCTCTACTTGAACCTTGAGCTGACATTCCGATCCTGCCTCCATTTAGTGTAAGAGACAACCCTGTACCTTTGCTAGGCCTTTCAATTCCTGGCTTCACATATGACACATTAAGTTTGGAAGCACAGGACTTTGTAATAAGCTTGAACCCAGGACTACTTTTAAGTTGGACAGCATATGGAGTCTCCGTGGTCTGAAGGAACATCTGTTGTTTTCCCTCAGGCGTCTGCAGGATCCTAAGCGTTGTTTTGGTAGGTCTTATAGGATCTGGCACTGCAGCTGAAGATACCATCCTTTCTTTCTCAAGCTGCTGACTGATGATAGCATCCGAGTGCTTTTCAAGTATCTTTCCCAAAACAGCTGCATTGCTCAAAGTTGTGGTTCCCTTCTCAACTGCAGGAGAAACACCCtcctcttccttttttcctgacTCAGATAGAGATGCTGTCCCATGCTCAGCCTCTGGGAGCACTGGAATGGGTAAATCATCATCAGTATCATCAACAGTAGCTATGCACTCATCAACCTCAATATCACTATCAGCCACTCTTTCTAGTGCTTTCTTCTCACTTGCAGGAACTGGCTCATTAGCTGCACTACCTTCTCCTCCACTtcctacattttcttcttctggCAATTCAGTCCCAAGGGGCGGGGATGCAGGTAGTGTTAAGCTCCAGTCTGAAGCTAGCTTGAGTTCATCAAAATCTTCTTCACACTCACCATCTTCCAAGTCCTCTGGAGAATTTTCATCAGCTTCAAGTGAATCAGGTGAACTGCTAAAAGAATCTTTAGAGTAATTGTGAAAACTAAAGACCTCCTGACTTGGGGAATTTTGCAATAGAGTTTCAGCCCCTTTGTTACAGTCTTTGGCATCAGGGGACTCGCCTGcctttgttttattctgtggGCTTCCATGTGAGACAGTTGTTCCGTTTGGAGTTACACTTGAGGATTGATTATCAACAGCTGTACTATCTGAGGCTAGCTCCTTGCTTGGAGAGGAGTTAGTAGCTAGGCTAAAATCAGATAGCGAATCCATCCGAGAGATCTTTCCATTTGCTAAATTTGAGAAGCAGACAGTTGCAGTGCTCTCTGATAATGAAGACTCAGTTTCACCAGCAACTGGAGATCGTTTCTCTTCATCTTCTGAAATGAAACGTGGGCTCCTTTTCACAGGAGCTCTGGGTGGTCTCTGGCCTATAATTCTTTCAGATGCACAAGACTGTTCAGTTGATATATCACAACTTTTATT
This portion of the Pygocentrus nattereri isolate fPygNat1 chromosome 13, fPygNat1.pri, whole genome shotgun sequence genome encodes:
- the si:ch211-214e3.5 gene encoding zinc finger protein 518A, with product MEATPDDPPESNDQSRNVDNDASIVHTWPPSTELANQSSDAAYNDHGDQEETQSGESDNSQTESKAAEKSPCKMQQGAIFSGKILSFCCSECKGDTTYSPNDLLKHFQGAHKGTLPTYPCDLCTFVTNEFSSLQRHRIGHRDTLVTCEICNDGVQYSLLLLTRHFIMCHSCNGLFRCKKCDFSTRDAGTFVQHIHHHNEGSHKCVRCPPMSPTQGKVLSGTFPFTCQFCGYGAARREYLNKHLTVAHGDEMDRTNRWKATEDSGVNNSGLKLLLKKSPAGGSRESQWMSKLNSLPGVGLLDHNGRLFNPEKTLEETQQFLERAVGVKKESSKWSKSPLKSEPQCSYPVTPTTPQPKIQETELSSGSGILNSGNSNGLTVLMVKNKISIPPNCTTKVMGFKMVDGKKHLVLKVIPTKQEPSMKNEMSPADLPEDDKKTVSSPCSSLSPRSKSLFRLDSEKKKDFTASLRAEAQDIEKDTGGQSPLLDEHEANVDRTSIAPNQVGCETLQTSSQLLTPPSDSTCIDLVSTVTKEALFGMNQVSHSDRMKSSQQDHELSVTDLSVEKSQSKTLTVVCSLAAEITPTDMVMVKAQSNTSVDSGMDEMSQSESIADEPAPLEVISDAKTDLILISPSGSPPSALPSNCVADDATPSADLGKSPGQMGHSVDNKSCDISTEQSCASERIIGQRPPRAPVKRSPRFISEDEEKRSPVAGETESSLSESTATVCFSNLANGKISRMDSLSDFSLATNSSPSKELASDSTAVDNQSSSVTPNGTTVSHGSPQNKTKAGESPDAKDCNKGAETLLQNSPSQEVFSFHNYSKDSFSSSPDSLEADENSPEDLEDGECEEDFDELKLASDWSLTLPASPPLGTELPEEENVGSGGEGSAANEPVPASEKKALERVADSDIEVDECIATVDDTDDDLPIPVLPEAEHGTASLSESGKKEEEGVSPAVEKGTTTLSNAAVLGKILEKHSDAIISQQLEKERMVSSAAVPDPIRPTKTTLRILQTPEGKQQMFLQTTETPYAVQLKSSPGFKLITKSCASKLNVSYVKPGIERPSKGTGLSLTLNGGRIGMSAQGSSREGEGHASLLQAVSSSGGRYFVNASALKGPLLLSGAVKPPSGEQTTNTQPTCYLVQRPLPVVPVSNESIGSTSKTVLTTRPLLAMPVNSADKAAPLQTGRQAYLVRYISPAKSGILLNSSDGKGASQGSHANEGGKSRVFLKIVRSPNGTRFLSTAPCTSAKKPIYVAASSLQSPYFLMSSHNSFTSLSAGLKTSNTHELIPGKLTSILPQSSIDIKNRAEDSIAIQKSPLSPLYTRSQSQRKRRRRGLFEEPFESSPKTRRISSKSSEVSSLWEPAAKDVERTLRLSPFSPLQEIKCPRRNQPVVVLNHPDADIPEVANIMKSVNRYKSEVVKVALSQSTVKALSEWSFRGAEGALSKPGTRVQPLGSNVRERFILKLKLKKKSRSKYEVVRLSSTTGSEQMPKFNCWFCGRVFNNQEEWIGHGQRHLMEATRDWNKLF